The Planctellipticum variicoloris DNA window CTCCGCGAACAGAATCTCCAGGTCGCGGCAGGCTACATCGGCCAGCAGCCGTCGAGCGGAGCGCCGGACCGGCAGTTGCCGATCTCGGTCATCGGCCGCCTGACCGGCGAAGAAGACTTCGAACAGGTGATCGTCCGCGCGGAACGCGGCGGCGGAATGGTCCGGATCAAAGACGTCGCCCGGGTCGAGCTCGGCGCCCGCAGCCAGGACATCAACAATCGCTTCGACCAGAAGCCGACGATCGGCCTGGCGATCTTCCAGCTCCCGGACGCCAACGCCCTCGCCACCGCCGATCTCATTCGAGCCAAAATGGACGAACTGGCCCGGGACTTCCCCGACGGGGTCGCCTTCGAAATCGGCTACGACACCACGCCATTCATTCGCGAGTCGATTCAGGAAGTCTTCAACGCCCTCCGCGACGCCGTGCTGCTGGTCGCGCTGGTGGTCCTGGTGTTTCTGCAGGGGTGGCGACCGGCGATCATTCCCCTGATCGCCGTCCCGGTCGCGATCATCGGGACCTTCGCCGCCATGGCGGCCGTCGGCTTCAGCCTGAATAACCTGACGCTGTTCGGGCTGGTGCTGGCGATCGGGATCGTCGTCGACGACGCCATTGTCGTGGTCGAAGCCGTGGAGCATCACATCGAACGGGGCCTCGCCCCCCGCGACGCCGCCATTCGCGCAATGGATGAAGTCGCCAGTCCCGTCATCGCCGTGGGACTCGTGCTCAGCGCCGTTTTCATCCCGTGCGCCTTTATCTCGGGCATCGTCGGACAGTTCTTCCGGCAATTCGCACTCACCATCGCCATTTCGACAATCCTGTCGATGATCAATTCGCTCACCCTGAGCCCCGCACTCGCAGCCCTGCTGCTCCGACCGCGAACGGCAAAGCGGGATCTGCTGACGCGGTTGATGGACCTGCTGCTCGGCTGGTTCTTCCGGCTGTTCAACTGGTCCTTCCGGACCGGCACCCGGGGCTACGTCGGCCTCGTCGGCCGACTGCTGCGAGTCCCCGCGCTCGTCCTCGTCGCTTACGGCGGACTGCTCGGGCTGACGTGGTGGGGATTCGGCCAGCTTCCCACCGGATTCATTCCCCCGCAGGACAAGGGCTACCTGCTCGCCAGCGTGCAGTTGCCGGATGCCGCTTCCGCCCGGCGAACGCGCGACGTCATCGCGCGCATCGAGAAAATCGCCCTCGAAACCCCGGGCGTGAAATACGTCAACTCCGTCGCCGGAAACTCGTTCATGCTGAGCGCCTACGGCTCAAATTTCGGCTCCATGTTCGTCATTCTCGACAGCTTCCACCACCGGCGTTCGCCCGAACTCTCGTCCGACAAGATCCTCGCCAAACTGCGCGCACGCTACGCCGCCGAGTTTCCGGAAGCGCTCGTCAACATCTTTCCCCCGCCGGCCGTCAGCGGCCTCGGGCGGGCGGGCGGCTTCCGGCTGATGATCGAAGATCGCGGCGAAGGAAACCTGCAGGAACTCGAACAGCAGACGAACAATATCATTCAACGCGGCAACGAATCGGTCGCCGGCGTCACCGGGCTCTTCACCGTCTACAAAGCCAACTCCCCCCAGTACTACGCCGATATCGACCGGACGGCCTGCCTGCAGCACGGCGTCGAGCTGGCCGACGTCTTCGGAACGCTGCAGGGCAGCCTCGGCTCCCGCTACGTCAACGACTTCAACCGGTTCGGCCGAACCTGGCAGGTCGTCGTGCAGGCCGACTCGCAGTTCCGCAACGAGGCTTCCGATCTGGCGCGTCTCAAAGTCCGCAATCGCGATGGAGAGATGATCCCGCTGGGAACGGTCTGCACGGTCCGCGAATCGAGCAGCCCCCTCGTCGTGACGCGGTACAACATGTACCCCGCGGCGGCCGTCAACGGCAACACCGCGCCCGGAGTCAGCACGGGGCAGGGACTGGCCCTGATGGAGGAGCTCTGCCTGAGCGAACTGCCGCAGCACATGGCCTTCGAATGGACCGAACTGGCCTATCTGGAACGCACCGCCGGCAGCACCGGCATGCTGGTGTTCGCGTTCTCGGTAGTGTTCGTCTTTCTCGTCCTCGCCGCCCTGTATGAAAGCTGGGCGCTGCCGCTTGCGGTGATTCTCGTCGTCCCGATGTGCGTCCTCAGCTCGCTGGCGGGCGTGGCGTGGGCCAAGATGGATATCAACGTCTTCACGCAGATCGGCTTCGTCGTGCTGATCGGCCTGGCCTGCAAAAATGCGATTCTGATCGTCGAGTTCGCCCGCGCGCGACGGCACGAAGGCGTCCCGATCCGCGACGCCACCCTCCACGCCTGCGAACTCCGCCTGCGACCGATCATGATGACGTCGTTCGCCTTCATCCTCGGCGTCGTACCGCTGGTCGTCGCGCACGGCGCCGGCGCCGAAATGCGGCGGGCGCTCGGAACCGCCGTCTTCAGCGGGATGCTCGGCGTCACCTTGTTCGGGCTGGCCCTGACTCCCGTCTTCTTCTTCGTCATCGACTCGATCGCCGAATGGTCCTTCTTCAACAGCCCCGGCGTTCGCGCCGGCGGCGCAATCCTCCTGGACTGGTTGAGACTCGGTCCGGTCCGGCGCCTGTCGGCGCAACTGGGCCGACTGGCCTGGAAAGCGGCCGGGGTGCTCGACCGTCGACGCACGCCCGCTCCCCGAACGCCCGATCGACAGTCCGATTCCGCAGCCGATGAAGATGCTGGCTCCGAGCAGCTTCTGAAGCAGAGATAAGCTCCCCCGACGGACGGGGAAAGAGAGATTGAGGCGACAGCATGTTCTCGCAGTTCTTCATCGACCGGCCGATCTTCGCGTCCGTGCTCTCCATCGTCATCACTCTCGCAGGCGGCATTGCCGTCTTCTCGCTGCCGGTCACGCAGTACCCGGAAATCACTCCGCCGACCGTGGAAGTCTCCGCATTCTATCCGGGAGCCAACGCCAGCGTCGTCAGCGATACCGTCGCCGCCCCCATCGAGCAGCAGGTCAACGGCGTCGAGGGGATGCTCTACATGTCCTCGCAGTGCACCAACGACGGCGCCTACTCGCTGACGGTGACCTTTCGCCAGGGAACCGATCTCAATCTGGCGCAGGTGCTCGTGCAGAACCGGGTCGCGCTCGCGCAGCCGGTGCTGCCGACTCTCGTCACGCGCCGCGGCGTCACCGTCAAGAAAAAATCCCCCAGCGTGCTGATGATCGTCAATCTGTATTCCCCCGAGGGCAACCGCGACAACCTGTATCTCAGCAACTACGCGACCATCCAGCTTCGCGACGAACTCTCCCGCCTCCCCGGAGTCGGCGATATCACATTCCTGGGACAGCGCGACTACAGCATGCGCGTCTGGCTCGACCCCGACAAACTGTCGAGTCTCGACCTCAGCGCCAACGACGTCGTTCACGCCATCGAACAGCAGAACGTGCAGGTGGCGGCCGGCCAGATCGGCCAGCCGCCCGCCCCGTCCGACCAGGCGTTTCAATTCACGATGACCACGCTCGGCCGGCTCACCGACGCCACGCAGTTCGCGGACATGATCCTCCACTCCGATCCCGACGGTCGCATCATCCGGCTCAAGGACGTCGCCCGCATCGAACTCGGGGCCCTCGGCTACGACCAGATGTGCACGCTCGACGGTCAGGCCTCGGTGGCCCTCTCCGTCTTTCAATTGCCCGGCTCCAACGCCCTCGACACCGCCGCCAGCGTGCGGAAGAAAATGGCCGAACTGCACACGCGCTTTCCCGACGGCGTCGACTACTCCATCGTCTACGACACCACTCCTTTCATTCAGGAGTCGGTCAACGAAGTCTTCTATTCGCTGCGCGACGCCGTCGTCCTCGTCGCCCTGGTCGTGCTGGTCTTCCTGCAGGGATGGCGGGCGGCGGTGATTCCGCTGATCGCCGTCCCGGTCGCCATTGTCGGCACCTTCGCCGCGATGGCCGCCTTCGGCTTCAGCCTGAACTCGCTCACCCTCTTCGGCCTGGTCCTGGCCATCGGCATCGTCGTCGACGATGCCATCGTTGTCGTTGAGGCGATCGAACATCACATCGAACACGGCATGTCGCCCCGCGACGCCGCGATTCGCGCCATGCAGGAGGTTTCCGG harbors:
- a CDS encoding efflux RND transporter permease subunit is translated as MFCRFFIDRPIFASVLSILVTLAGGIAAYNLPIAQYPPVTPSTVQVDCNYPGANARVVSETIAAPIEQQVNGVQDMLYMSSQSTSDGSYTLTVTFKPGVDLNLAQVLVQNRVSLAMPQLPDVVRATGVVTRKRSPDILLVASLNSPNGRYDQLYLSNYALMHVRDELSRLPGISDVLLFGQRDYSMRIWIDPERLSVRNLTVSDVINALREQNLQVAAGYIGQQPSSGAPDRQLPISVIGRLTGEEDFEQVIVRAERGGGMVRIKDVARVELGARSQDINNRFDQKPTIGLAIFQLPDANALATADLIRAKMDELARDFPDGVAFEIGYDTTPFIRESIQEVFNALRDAVLLVALVVLVFLQGWRPAIIPLIAVPVAIIGTFAAMAAVGFSLNNLTLFGLVLAIGIVVDDAIVVVEAVEHHIERGLAPRDAAIRAMDEVASPVIAVGLVLSAVFIPCAFISGIVGQFFRQFALTIAISTILSMINSLTLSPALAALLLRPRTAKRDLLTRLMDLLLGWFFRLFNWSFRTGTRGYVGLVGRLLRVPALVLVAYGGLLGLTWWGFGQLPTGFIPPQDKGYLLASVQLPDAASARRTRDVIARIEKIALETPGVKYVNSVAGNSFMLSAYGSNFGSMFVILDSFHHRRSPELSSDKILAKLRARYAAEFPEALVNIFPPPAVSGLGRAGGFRLMIEDRGEGNLQELEQQTNNIIQRGNESVAGVTGLFTVYKANSPQYYADIDRTACLQHGVELADVFGTLQGSLGSRYVNDFNRFGRTWQVVVQADSQFRNEASDLARLKVRNRDGEMIPLGTVCTVRESSSPLVVTRYNMYPAAAVNGNTAPGVSTGQGLALMEELCLSELPQHMAFEWTELAYLERTAGSTGMLVFAFSVVFVFLVLAALYESWALPLAVILVVPMCVLSSLAGVAWAKMDINVFTQIGFVVLIGLACKNAILIVEFARARRHEGVPIRDATLHACELRLRPIMMTSFAFILGVVPLVVAHGAGAEMRRALGTAVFSGMLGVTLFGLALTPVFFFVIDSIAEWSFFNSPGVRAGGAILLDWLRLGPVRRLSAQLGRLAWKAAGVLDRRRTPAPRTPDRQSDSAADEDAGSEQLLKQR